One window of the Xenopus tropicalis strain Nigerian chromosome 10, UCB_Xtro_10.0, whole genome shotgun sequence genome contains the following:
- the g6pc.2 gene encoding glucose-6-phosphatase, catalytic subunit, gene 2, protein METGMENLHSTGVHIVQYLQENFIKSQDWFVFVSFAADLKNTFLVLFPIWFHLSESVGIKLVWVAVIGDWLNLVFKWILFGQRPYWWVHETTFFINSSAPTILQFPVTCETGPGSPSGHAMGSSSVYYVMAHAVLSILLENKTSLMSRFQRWALWLFFWSVQVNVCLSRVFVAAHFPHQVIAGVFSGMLVAEMFNHIQCIYNASFKRYLHATLFLFFFALGFFLLLKVFGVDLLWTLEKAKRWCARPEWIHIDTTPFAGLLRNLGVFFGLGLALDTQMYRDSCRGKKSGQFTFRLCCIMISLLVLHLFDSLELPADKEILFYFLSFCRSVAVSLAVVAVIPYCISHALQWQKKKVT, encoded by the exons ATGGAGACAGGAATGGAGAATCTTCACAGCACTGGGGTCCACATTGTACAGTACCTCCAGGAGAACTTTATAAAGTCACAAGACTGGTTTGTTTTTGTCTCTTTTGCTGCTGATCTTAAAAACACATTCTTAGTTTTATTTCCCATCTGGTTCCACTTGAGCGAGTCAGTGGGCATCAAGCTTGTCTGGGTGGCTGTTATAGGGGATTGGCTCAACCTTGTCTTCAAGTG GATCCTTTTTGGACAGAGGCCATACTGGTGGGTACATGAAACAACATTCTTCATTAATTCCTCAGCTCCCACCATCCTTCAGTTCCCTGTGACATGTGAGACTGGGCCAG GAAGCCCCTCAGGACATGCCATGGGTTCTTCTTCTGTCTACTATGTGATGGCTCATGCTGTTCTTTCCATTCTTCTTGAGAATAAGACTTCCCTCATGAGCCG GTTTCAGCGTTGGGCCTTGTGGCTGTTTTTCTGGAGCGTGCAGGTCAACGTCTGTCTGTCACGTGTATTTGTGGCAGCACATTTTCCCCATCAAGTTATTGCTGGTGTATTTTCAG gCATGCTGGTTGCTGAAATGTTTAACCATATCCAATGTATCTACAATGCCAGTTTCAAAAGATACCTACATGCAacactttttctctttttctttgccCTGGGGTTCTTTCTGCTTCTGAAAGTTTTTGGAGTAGACCTTCTGTGGACACTGGAGAAGGCCAAGAGATGGTGTGCCCGGCCAGAGTGGATCCACATTGATACTACTCCATTTGCTGGCCTCCTTAGAAACCTGGGTGTCTTCTTTGGCCTGGGGCTGGCACTTGACACTCAAATGTACAGGGACAGCTGTAGAGGGAAGAAAAGTGGGCAGTTCACCTTCCGCCTTTGTTGCATTATGATTTCTCTGTTGGTTCTCCATCTCTTCGACTCGCTGGAACTTCCTGCTGATAAGGAGATTCTCTTCTACTTTCTGTCTTTTTGCAGAAGTGTTGCTGTTTCCCTTGCTGTTGTGGCTGTCATCCCGTACTGCATATCCCATGCTCTCCAGTGGCAAAAAAAGAAAGTTACATGA